From the genome of Haloterrigena sp. KLK7, one region includes:
- a CDS encoding urease subunit gamma yields the protein MGMNLSPKEMERLTVFMAAELARRRKDRGVKLNHPETVAYISDWACEAAREGKSVSQIRSEATQLLTREDVMEGVPEMVDMIQIEPVFPDGTKLVTIHDPIRADGPEQLETVDPSPDEDLEGEVE from the coding sequence ATGGGAATGAACCTCTCGCCGAAGGAGATGGAGCGGCTCACGGTGTTCATGGCCGCGGAACTCGCCCGGCGACGCAAGGACCGCGGCGTGAAGCTCAACCACCCGGAGACGGTCGCCTACATCTCCGACTGGGCCTGCGAGGCCGCCCGCGAGGGCAAGTCCGTCTCGCAGATCCGTTCGGAGGCGACCCAGCTGCTCACCCGCGAGGACGTGATGGAGGGCGTCCCCGAGATGGTCGACATGATCCAGATCGAACCCGTCTTCCCCGACGGCACCAAGCTCGTGACGATCCACGACCCGATCCGGGCCGACGGCCCCGAGCAACTCGAGACGGTCGATCCGAGTCCGGACGAGGACCTCGAGGGGGAGGTCGAATAA
- the ureG gene encoding urease accessory protein UreG, translated as MGYRDVAKVGLGGPVGSGKTALVKRLVPELVERDYKVGVIANDIMTQEDADVFRESFADLLPADLVEGVETGACPHTGIREDPSMNLAAVDEFTERHPELDVVLIESGGDNLAATFNPELADYFLFVISVAEGEDIPRKRGPGVTQADLLVVNKTDLAPHVDADLNVIEDDADAVRGDDPFVFTNCKDGEGIDAVLEHVEREVLFA; from the coding sequence ATGGGGTACCGAGACGTCGCCAAGGTCGGTCTCGGCGGCCCCGTCGGCTCCGGGAAGACGGCGCTGGTCAAGCGACTCGTGCCGGAACTGGTCGAGCGCGACTACAAGGTCGGCGTCATCGCCAACGACATCATGACTCAGGAGGACGCCGACGTCTTCCGGGAGTCGTTCGCCGACCTGCTGCCCGCGGACCTCGTCGAGGGGGTCGAAACGGGCGCCTGTCCGCACACCGGCATCCGCGAGGACCCCTCGATGAACCTCGCGGCCGTCGACGAGTTCACCGAGCGCCATCCCGAACTGGACGTCGTCCTGATCGAGAGCGGCGGCGACAACCTCGCCGCCACCTTCAACCCCGAACTGGCCGACTACTTCCTGTTCGTCATTAGCGTCGCGGAGGGCGAAGACATCCCGCGCAAGCGCGGGCCCGGCGTCACGCAGGCCGACCTGCTGGTCGTCAACAAGACCGACCTCGCGCCCCACGTCGACGCCGACCTGAACGTGATCGAGGACGATGCCGACGCGGTTCGGGGCGACGATCCGTTCGTCTTCACCAACTGCAAGGACGGTGAGGGGATCGACGCGGTGCTCGAGCACGTCGAGCGGGAGGTGCTGTTCGCGTGA
- a CDS encoding urease accessory protein UreD, translated as MSAERSDAATDGDDGGRLPPAFEGYADEPLAQAPAAGPGKNGLLEATFARRGDGPTRMIRDRVKVPYHLTGTLETDPAPGLTTLVAQEPTGGVAQGDRHRLRIETREGARAHVTTQSATKVHSMDANYAHLDASLRAQSGSYLEYMPGPTIVNEDARCLQTIDVDLADDACVVVADVLVPDGLTDHEPFGFDHYHARVEAERDGRLVCADAVDLRPDERDPRDPASVGEHGVVGSLYVFAPASSAEIAGAAETPETVDSETDEEPVTLESLIEGIHDRLSNHDDTEAGVSTLPHEAGAIVRILGDREADVTETLRAAWDETRRQLLGVGAPADRRY; from the coding sequence GTGAGCGCGGAGCGCTCGGACGCGGCGACCGACGGTGACGACGGGGGGCGACTCCCGCCGGCTTTCGAGGGCTACGCAGACGAACCGCTCGCACAGGCCCCCGCCGCCGGCCCGGGCAAGAACGGCCTGCTCGAGGCGACGTTCGCCCGGCGGGGCGACGGCCCGACCCGGATGATCCGCGACCGCGTGAAGGTACCCTACCATCTGACCGGTACCCTCGAGACCGATCCGGCGCCGGGACTGACGACCCTCGTCGCGCAGGAGCCCACCGGCGGCGTGGCGCAGGGCGACCGACACCGGCTGCGGATCGAGACCCGCGAGGGGGCGCGCGCACACGTGACGACGCAGAGCGCGACGAAGGTCCACAGCATGGACGCCAACTACGCCCACCTCGACGCCTCGCTCCGGGCGCAGTCGGGGAGCTACCTCGAGTATATGCCGGGTCCGACGATCGTCAACGAGGACGCGCGCTGTCTCCAGACGATCGACGTCGACCTCGCCGACGACGCCTGCGTCGTCGTCGCGGACGTGCTCGTCCCGGACGGCCTGACCGACCACGAGCCGTTCGGATTCGATCACTACCACGCGCGCGTCGAGGCCGAACGCGACGGCCGACTGGTCTGTGCCGACGCCGTCGACCTGCGGCCGGACGAGCGCGATCCGCGCGACCCCGCCAGCGTCGGCGAGCACGGCGTCGTCGGGTCGCTGTACGTCTTCGCGCCCGCCTCGAGCGCCGAGATAGCGGGAGCGGCGGAGACACCAGAGACGGTCGATTCGGAGACCGACGAGGAACCGGTCACCCTCGAGTCGCTAATCGAGGGGATCCACGATCGGCTCTCGAACCACGACGATACCGAAGCGGGCGTCTCCACGCTCCCGCACGAGGCCGGCGCGATCGTCCGCATTCTCGGCGACCGCGAGGCCGACGTGACCGAGACGCTGCGGGCCGCGTGGGACGAAACCAGACGGCAGCTACTGGGGGTCGGCGCACCCGCCGACCGGCGATACTGA
- the ureE gene encoding urease accessory protein UreE, with protein sequence MERIDGVVGNVHADDELAALRAAHDERGTLERVVIDADDRRRSRFRATTDAGTDVGVIVDKAAVSAGDVLLVEDDRMIVVAFEPRDALAVSLPDATDEALAAAVELGHRIGNQHWDLAVEDGVAYVPLEADRHIVERVVADIVPGSEVRETTVDADLFVTDIDDAGAHDVDHEHSHQGDRDHGHSHERGEHAHGHDGRGHEHADHSRDHSHEHDHDH encoded by the coding sequence ATGGAGCGCATCGACGGCGTCGTCGGCAACGTCCACGCCGACGACGAACTGGCCGCGTTACGGGCGGCACACGACGAGCGCGGGACCCTCGAGCGCGTCGTCATCGACGCGGACGACCGCCGGCGCTCGCGGTTCCGCGCGACGACCGACGCCGGGACGGACGTCGGCGTTATCGTCGACAAGGCCGCGGTCTCGGCCGGCGACGTGCTGCTGGTCGAGGACGACCGGATGATCGTCGTCGCCTTCGAACCGCGGGACGCGCTGGCCGTCTCGCTGCCCGACGCGACCGACGAGGCGCTCGCGGCCGCGGTCGAACTCGGCCACCGCATCGGCAACCAGCACTGGGATCTGGCGGTCGAGGACGGCGTCGCCTACGTCCCGCTCGAGGCCGACCGCCACATCGTCGAGCGCGTCGTCGCCGATATCGTCCCGGGCTCGGAGGTCCGGGAGACGACCGTCGATGCGGACCTGTTCGTGACGGATATCGACGACGCCGGCGCTCACGACGTCGATCACGAGCACAGTCATCAGGGGGATCGCGATCACGGCCACTCCCACGAACGCGGCGAGCACGCTCACGGGCACGACGGACGCGGCCACGAACACGCCGACCACAGCCGCGACCACTCCCACGAACACGACCATGACCACTGA
- a CDS encoding urease accessory protein UreF, with amino-acid sequence MTTDWNTDPEPSDPNANSDGTPDSSAFLSALRLSDSFLPVGGYTASYGLEQYINEDRIEDGDDLRALIAAYLRRVVGPCETVALANAHAASAAGELEALLAVDERLHAVTMPREFRESSTKAGAKLCELLAETDTDDVDAESSDGSDADGTDLETAFADAVAADETPGHYPVAFGVVAQARGLSRREACLAHAHSFVTGLLGAAQRLGRFGHTEIQSVLADLESVIAAVCERHVDDEPAAMVSFAPLAEIMGMRHERAGRRLFMS; translated from the coding sequence ATGACCACTGACTGGAATACGGATCCGGAACCATCGGACCCGAACGCGAACTCAGACGGAACACCGGACTCGAGCGCGTTCCTCTCGGCCCTTCGGCTCTCGGACTCGTTCCTGCCGGTCGGCGGGTACACGGCCTCCTACGGCCTCGAGCAGTACATAAACGAGGACCGGATCGAGGACGGCGACGACCTGCGGGCGCTGATCGCGGCCTACCTTCGCCGCGTGGTCGGCCCCTGCGAGACCGTCGCGCTGGCCAACGCCCACGCGGCGAGCGCGGCGGGGGAGCTCGAGGCGCTGCTGGCGGTCGACGAGCGACTCCACGCGGTGACGATGCCTCGAGAGTTCCGCGAGAGTTCGACGAAGGCCGGGGCGAAGCTCTGTGAGCTACTGGCCGAGACCGATACCGACGATGTCGACGCCGAGAGTTCCGACGGAAGCGATGCCGACGGAACCGACCTCGAGACGGCCTTCGCCGACGCCGTCGCGGCCGACGAGACGCCGGGCCACTACCCGGTCGCGTTCGGCGTCGTCGCGCAGGCGCGGGGGCTCTCGCGACGCGAGGCCTGCCTGGCCCACGCCCACTCGTTCGTGACGGGGTTGCTGGGCGCGGCCCAGCGGCTCGGTCGGTTCGGCCATACGGAGATCCAGTCGGTGCTCGCGGACCTCGAGTCGGTGATCGCCGCGGTCTGTGAGCGCCACGTCGACGACGAGCCGGCGGCGATGGTTTCGTTCGCGCCGCTGGCCGAGATCATGGGGATGCGCCACGAGCGCGCGGGCCGGCGGCTGTTCATGAGCTGA
- a CDS encoding glycosyltransferase family 4 protein → MKVVYISASNPISSIGGAANTADKWIDELRQRGVEIDVICRGESDASRVEDGIEITELSGFEPRDEIAAQLAGSAYDVALVQDLWADIALEAAEEHDVPTVLSLTTTHATDEVVAELSPTRFVANSRYTQQWITSVWGRDSTLVYPHIDFDFYTAPEGPSDRISMINPIDMKGGHTFRAVAERFPDRDFLAKGGWYSFRNDDFSWDAEALHIQGSTFHGAPPDVPEAEIVEQGPTDVSFDDLENVAFTSEPGILDVYAKTGVLLVPSVWAEAFGRVVLEAMWNRIPVVASHHGGLPEACGGAGLLVDEFTDPDAWVETLEKLDDPDVYEGFAERGRERAEEYRDRLPEQIDALETALAEASAEG, encoded by the coding sequence ATGAAGGTAGTATACATCAGCGCGTCGAATCCGATCAGTTCGATCGGCGGCGCGGCGAACACGGCCGACAAGTGGATCGACGAACTCCGCCAGCGAGGCGTCGAGATCGACGTCATCTGCCGCGGCGAATCGGACGCCTCGCGCGTCGAGGACGGCATCGAGATCACGGAACTGTCCGGCTTCGAGCCGCGGGACGAGATCGCGGCACAGCTAGCGGGTTCGGCGTACGATGTCGCGCTCGTGCAGGACCTCTGGGCGGACATCGCGCTCGAGGCGGCCGAGGAGCACGACGTCCCGACCGTGCTCTCGTTGACGACGACCCACGCGACGGACGAGGTCGTCGCCGAACTCTCGCCGACGCGGTTCGTCGCGAACTCGCGGTACACCCAGCAGTGGATCACGAGCGTCTGGGGGCGCGACTCGACGCTCGTCTATCCGCACATCGACTTCGACTTTTACACCGCGCCGGAGGGACCGTCGGATCGGATCTCGATGATCAATCCGATCGACATGAAGGGCGGGCACACCTTCCGGGCGGTCGCCGAGCGGTTCCCCGACCGGGACTTCCTGGCGAAGGGCGGCTGGTACAGTTTCCGAAACGACGACTTCAGCTGGGACGCCGAGGCCCTCCACATTCAGGGCAGCACGTTCCACGGCGCCCCACCCGACGTTCCCGAGGCGGAGATCGTAGAGCAAGGCCCGACCGACGTCTCCTTCGACGACCTCGAGAACGTCGCGTTCACGAGCGAGCCGGGGATTCTGGACGTCTACGCGAAGACGGGCGTGCTGCTGGTGCCGTCCGTCTGGGCGGAGGCGTTCGGCCGCGTCGTCCTCGAGGCGATGTGGAACCGGATTCCGGTCGTCGCGAGCCACCACGGCGGACTGCCGGAGGCCTGCGGCGGCGCGGGCCTGCTCGTCGACGAGTTCACCGATCCGGACGCCTGGGTCGAAACGCTCGAGAAACTCGACGATCCGGACGTCTACGAGGGGTTCGCCGAGCGGGGGCGCGAGCGCGCCGAAGAGTACAGAGACCGACTCCCCGAGCAGATCGACGCGCTGGAGACCGCGTTGGCAGAGGCGTCGGCCGAGGGATAG
- a CDS encoding MarR family winged helix-turn-helix transcriptional regulator → MSTDVGAADGAAGRELLHFVTQETRFAIVANILQHPEGLPSMYELEELNPSVSDATVYKHVQKLIDAGIVEEVALPDDERRQGYPWKFYGLTDEGRAFLERHNLLQAEETLERIYGTISDKSEKMVTYENAPRPDRN, encoded by the coding sequence ATGAGTACCGACGTGGGCGCGGCCGACGGGGCAGCGGGGCGCGAACTCCTTCACTTCGTCACCCAGGAGACCCGGTTCGCGATCGTCGCCAACATCCTGCAACACCCCGAGGGGCTGCCCTCGATGTACGAACTCGAGGAGCTGAACCCCAGCGTCAGCGACGCGACCGTCTACAAACACGTCCAGAAGCTGATCGACGCCGGGATCGTCGAGGAGGTCGCGCTGCCCGACGACGAGCGCCGGCAGGGTTACCCCTGGAAGTTCTACGGTCTGACCGACGAGGGCCGAGCGTTCCTCGAGCGACACAACCTGCTGCAGGCCGAGGAGACGCTCGAGCGGATCTACGGAACGATTTCCGATAAATCCGAGAAGATGGTCACGTACGAGAACGCGCCGCGACCCGACCGAAACTGA
- a CDS encoding transposase — protein MPDERRDHLHQTIEQFNTAVNYSIENGRNDDGYLITAKTNIHDKVYHDLRDVTALPANLCVRAYSKAVEMMKSTVADWKKGNSRPVPTFDQPTVVYDKRTLTINERSATLSTVESRVEVDFDIGEYQADYLDDDDYEKRMGTLHYDEQEDDFYLHIVIQKEVEEREGDRVLGVDLNLKNVAVTSTGSFYDGGELLWGQNHYFRVRRSLQDKGTRSAKQALARLSGRENRFVLDRLHTISRRIVEEARHYDCSHIAVEDLTHIRERMDASDDQLKRQMHQWAFRELQEMIQWKATEYGIRVESVNPAFSSQTCSKCGHQSSTNRNSDGWFECNECGYEGDGDYNASKNIGKRLLSLPEGKRPSGLGDGHLALKSGTVTLNGDYTAYDTVSAEGESHAQAHGFSRG, from the coding sequence GTGCCCGACGAGCGACGAGACCACCTCCACCAGACCATCGAGCAATTCAATACTGCCGTCAATTATAGCATCGAGAACGGTCGCAACGACGACGGCTACCTCATCACTGCGAAGACGAACATCCACGATAAAGTCTACCACGATCTCCGTGACGTGACTGCCCTTCCCGCAAACCTCTGTGTTCGCGCCTATTCGAAGGCAGTTGAAATGATGAAATCCACGGTCGCCGACTGGAAGAAGGGCAACAGTCGTCCAGTCCCGACGTTCGACCAGCCCACCGTCGTCTACGATAAACGCACCCTGACGATCAACGAGAGGAGCGCGACCCTCTCAACTGTCGAGTCCCGCGTCGAGGTCGACTTCGACATTGGTGAATATCAGGCCGACTACCTCGATGACGACGACTACGAGAAACGAATGGGGACGCTCCACTACGACGAACAAGAGGACGACTTCTACCTCCACATCGTCATTCAGAAAGAAGTCGAGGAGCGTGAGGGCGACCGCGTTCTCGGCGTTGACCTGAATCTGAAGAACGTCGCCGTGACCAGCACGGGGTCGTTCTACGACGGCGGTGAATTACTGTGGGGGCAGAACCACTACTTCCGCGTGCGTCGGAGCCTCCAAGACAAAGGCACTCGCTCCGCGAAGCAGGCGTTAGCGCGACTGTCGGGGCGAGAAAACCGCTTCGTCTTGGATCGCCTGCATACCATTTCTCGACGCATTGTGGAAGAAGCCCGCCACTACGACTGCTCGCACATCGCCGTCGAAGACTTGACCCACATCCGCGAGCGGATGGACGCCTCCGACGACCAACTGAAACGCCAGATGCACCAATGGGCGTTCCGCGAGTTACAGGAGATGATTCAGTGGAAAGCCACCGAGTACGGGATTCGCGTCGAGAGCGTGAACCCCGCGTTCTCCTCGCAGACCTGCTCGAAGTGCGGCCATCAATCAAGCACGAACCGGAATTCGGATGGGTGGTTCGAGTGCAACGAGTGCGGATACGAGGGAGACGGCGACTACAACGCTTCCAAGAACATCGGGAAGCGACTACTCTCTTTACCCGAGGGCAAACGCCCCTCGGGGTTGGGCGACGGTCATCTCGCCCTCAAGAGCGGGACAGTGACCCTGAACGGCGATTACACCGCCTACGACACCGTGTCGGCAGAAGGGGAGTCCCACGCTCAAGCCCACGGCTTTAGCCGTGGGTAG
- a CDS encoding aldo/keto reductase: MEYTTLGSTGMEVSRLCLGCMSFGSSDWREWVLEDEESKAIIERAIDLGINFFDTANMYSRGESERILGEALEGHREESVVATKGYFQMRDDDPNSGGLSRKAIEQELEASRERLGMDTIDLYQIHRWDDATPIETTLRALDDAVRRGHVRYVGASSMWAHQFAESLQTSDRLGLERFVTMQNHYNLVYREEEREMLPLCEKEDVGVVPWSPLARGYLTRPHEEIDATTRGETEEHLYDHPYREGGGREINERVAEIAADKGATMAQISLAWLLHKDWVDAPIVGTTSVEHLEQAVEALEISLSASDMAYLEEPYEPVPVSGHS, from the coding sequence ATGGAGTACACGACGCTCGGTTCGACCGGCATGGAAGTCAGTCGCCTCTGTCTGGGGTGTATGAGCTTCGGCTCGAGCGACTGGCGCGAGTGGGTCCTCGAAGACGAGGAGAGTAAAGCGATCATCGAGCGGGCGATCGACCTCGGGATCAACTTCTTCGACACCGCGAACATGTACTCACGAGGCGAGTCCGAACGGATTCTGGGCGAGGCCCTCGAGGGCCACCGGGAGGAGTCGGTCGTCGCGACGAAGGGCTACTTCCAGATGCGCGACGACGACCCGAACTCGGGCGGACTCTCCCGGAAGGCGATCGAGCAGGAACTCGAGGCGAGCCGCGAACGGCTGGGGATGGACACGATCGATCTCTACCAGATCCACCGCTGGGACGACGCCACGCCGATCGAGACGACCCTGCGGGCGCTCGACGACGCGGTTCGACGGGGGCACGTCCGGTACGTCGGCGCCTCGTCGATGTGGGCCCACCAGTTCGCCGAGTCGCTGCAGACGAGCGACCGGCTGGGGCTCGAGCGGTTCGTCACGATGCAGAACCACTACAACCTCGTCTACCGCGAGGAAGAGCGGGAGATGTTACCCCTCTGCGAGAAGGAGGACGTCGGCGTCGTCCCGTGGTCGCCGCTGGCGCGGGGTTACCTCACGCGCCCGCACGAGGAGATCGACGCGACGACCCGCGGCGAGACGGAGGAACACCTGTACGACCACCCCTACCGCGAGGGCGGCGGGCGGGAGATCAACGAGCGCGTCGCCGAGATCGCCGCCGACAAGGGCGCGACGATGGCCCAGATCTCGCTGGCGTGGCTGCTGCACAAGGACTGGGTCGACGCCCCGATCGTCGGGACGACCAGCGTCGAACACCTAGAGCAGGCCGTCGAGGCGCTCGAGATCTCGCTGTCGGCGTCGGATATGGCCTACCTCGAGGAGCCCTACGAGCCGGTGCCGGTGTCGGGCCACAGCTGA
- a CDS encoding ABC transporter permease, with translation MSRDRSSDESTPIRRGPNPPKPADDADSRFGLPFGPRWALARRELGSLRSEKTIVLALAIQLVIAAFSSFLVVGLVSLYDPGSVDGYGNRVAITGANEADVERLSSLAGEQDGLEPTIAQSRADALSAFDEGQVAAVLEVSRTADGRLVVDATVPDGGLETTLLISQLQELLETLEHEERLANADALEAPPLDVPDEVGASPYLEFTYTILVPLLLFLPVFISGSIVVDSLIEERSRGTLELLRVSPLSLVDVADAKLLTIAALAPIQAVAWLALLAANGTAIAAPTALVVLVAALALAVTAAGAGIALVAPDRRQAQLAYSGGIVGALVLATLLPEHPANTVAKFAIGSATATTWLSLATYCLLAVGGYLGVRTGIERLNSDSL, from the coding sequence TTGTCGCGTGATCGCTCGAGCGACGAGTCGACGCCGATTCGACGCGGACCGAATCCGCCGAAACCGGCCGACGACGCTGATTCCCGATTCGGACTGCCGTTCGGCCCGCGCTGGGCCCTCGCCCGCCGCGAACTCGGCTCGCTCCGCTCCGAGAAGACGATCGTGCTCGCGCTGGCGATCCAGCTCGTTATCGCGGCCTTCTCCTCGTTTCTGGTCGTCGGGCTCGTCTCGCTGTACGATCCGGGCTCCGTCGACGGCTACGGCAACCGGGTCGCCATCACCGGTGCAAACGAGGCGGACGTCGAGCGACTCAGCAGTCTCGCCGGCGAACAGGACGGGCTCGAGCCGACGATCGCTCAGTCCAGGGCCGACGCGCTCTCGGCCTTCGACGAGGGGCAGGTCGCGGCCGTCCTCGAGGTGAGCAGAACCGCGGACGGACGATTGGTCGTCGACGCGACCGTTCCCGACGGGGGGCTGGAGACGACCCTGCTGATCAGCCAGCTCCAGGAGCTGCTCGAGACCCTCGAGCACGAGGAGCGACTCGCCAACGCCGACGCCTTGGAGGCGCCGCCGCTCGATGTCCCCGATGAGGTCGGGGCGAGTCCGTACCTCGAGTTCACCTACACGATCCTCGTCCCGCTGTTGCTGTTCCTGCCGGTGTTCATCAGCGGCTCGATCGTCGTCGATTCGCTGATCGAGGAGCGCTCCCGGGGGACGCTGGAGTTGCTCCGAGTCAGTCCGCTCTCGCTCGTGGACGTGGCCGACGCGAAGCTCCTGACGATCGCCGCGCTGGCGCCGATTCAGGCGGTCGCCTGGCTCGCCCTGCTCGCGGCCAACGGGACCGCGATCGCCGCGCCGACGGCGTTGGTCGTCCTGGTCGCGGCGCTGGCGCTCGCCGTCACCGCGGCGGGGGCCGGCATCGCGCTCGTCGCCCCCGACAGGCGACAGGCGCAACTGGCCTACTCCGGCGGGATCGTCGGCGCGCTGGTCCTGGCCACGCTGCTCCCCGAGCACCCGGCCAACACCGTCGCCAAGTTCGCCATCGGCAGCGCCACGGCGACGACGTGGCTGTCGCTCGCGACCTACTGTCTGCTCGCGGTCGGCGGCTACCTCGGAGTCAGGACCGGTATCGAGCGGCTCAACAGCGACTCCCTGTAA